The proteins below are encoded in one region of Serratia symbiotica:
- a CDS encoding Kdo(2)-lipid IV(A) acyltransferase: MAQVPSFTRSLLHPRYWLTWFGIGLLYLLVLLPYPIIYQLGTSLGRFSMYFLKRRVAIAKRNLTLCFPKMPQAEHDALVVKNFESVGMGLFETGMAWFWPNWRIERWFQISGLEHIQKAQTHHQGVLLIGLHFLTLELGARIFGIHNPGIGVYRPHDNKLMDWLQTWGRMRSNKSMLDRKDLKGMIRALKQGDIIWYAPDHDYGPRSSVFAPLFAVEQAATTTGSYLLVRMGKPAIIPFTPRRLPGGKGYELIIQPEVAHFPLNNEFEAAAFMNKVVEKEILMAPDQYMWLHRRFKTRPEGAPSLY, encoded by the coding sequence ATGGCCCAAGTTCCCTCTTTCACTCGCTCTTTATTGCATCCACGTTACTGGCTTACCTGGTTCGGTATCGGTTTACTCTACCTACTAGTGCTACTGCCTTATCCGATTATCTATCAGCTCGGTACTTCGCTTGGGCGATTTTCGATGTACTTTCTGAAGCGTCGTGTCGCTATCGCCAAACGTAACCTGACGTTGTGCTTTCCGAAGATGCCTCAGGCTGAGCATGATGCGCTGGTGGTGAAAAACTTCGAATCTGTCGGTATGGGGCTGTTTGAAACCGGTATGGCCTGGTTTTGGCCAAACTGGCGCATTGAGCGCTGGTTCCAGATCAGCGGTCTGGAGCACATTCAAAAAGCACAAACTCACCATCAGGGCGTACTGCTGATTGGCCTGCACTTTCTGACGCTGGAATTAGGCGCTCGCATTTTCGGCATTCATAACCCAGGCATCGGCGTCTATCGGCCACATGACAATAAGCTGATGGATTGGCTGCAAACCTGGGGCCGCATGCGCTCCAATAAATCAATGTTGGATCGCAAAGACCTTAAAGGCATGATCCGCGCGCTGAAACAAGGCGATATCATTTGGTACGCGCCAGACCATGATTACGGCCCACGTAGCAGTGTGTTCGCCCCGCTATTCGCCGTGGAACAAGCCGCCACTACCACGGGTAGCTACCTGCTGGTACGCATGGGAAAACCGGCGATTATTCCCTTCACCCCGCGTCGGTTGCCTGGTGGCAAAGGTTATGAGCTAATTATTCAGCCGGAGGTAGCACACTTTCCGTTGAATAATGAATTCGAGGCAGCCGCCTTTATGAACAAGGTGGTAGAGAAAGAGATCCTGATGGCACCGGATCAATACATGTGGCTACACCGTCGCTTTAAAACACGCCCGGAAGGTGCGCCTTCGCTGTACTGA
- a CDS encoding rhodanese-related sulfurtransferase, with translation MPVLHNRISNEELKARMLAETEPRTTVSFYQYFAIDDPKAFRDNLYIQFDKLKVFGRVYVAKEGINAQISVPQNNFAAFKDVLFASHPALDQVRLNIALEDDGKSFWVLRLKVRERIVADGIDDDSFNPENVGEYLQADRVNQMIDDPDTLFVDMRNHYEYEVGHFENAIEVPSDTFREQLPMAVEMLQDSKDKNIVMYCTGGIRCEKASAYMRHNGFENVYHVEGGIIEYARKAKEQGLPLKFVGKNFVFDERMGERITDDVIAHCHQCGIPCDTHTNCKNQGCHLLFIQCPSCTAKFEGCCSEICREELELPREEQRERRAKRGSGIKIFNKAKGLLRTTMHLPAQEKAGSAK, from the coding sequence ATGCCAGTGTTACATAACCGAATTTCTAATGAGGAACTAAAGGCGCGCATGCTGGCTGAAACCGAGCCGCGTACCACAGTTTCTTTTTATCAATACTTTGCTATCGACGATCCCAAAGCGTTTCGTGACAACCTTTATATCCAGTTCGACAAGCTAAAGGTGTTCGGCCGCGTTTACGTGGCAAAAGAGGGCATCAACGCGCAAATTAGCGTGCCACAAAACAATTTTGCTGCTTTCAAAGATGTGCTGTTTGCCTCACACCCGGCGCTGGATCAGGTGCGTCTAAATATCGCGTTGGAAGACGACGGCAAATCCTTTTGGGTGTTGCGCCTGAAAGTGCGTGAGCGCATTGTGGCTGACGGCATTGATGACGATAGTTTTAACCCGGAAAATGTTGGTGAATATCTGCAAGCCGATCGCGTTAACCAAATGATCGATGATCCAGATACGCTGTTTGTCGATATGCGCAATCACTATGAGTATGAAGTGGGTCACTTTGAAAATGCCATTGAGGTGCCTTCAGATACCTTCCGTGAGCAACTGCCGATGGCGGTTGAGATGTTACAGGATAGCAAAGACAAGAACATTGTCATGTACTGTACTGGCGGCATTCGCTGTGAAAAAGCCAGCGCCTACATGCGACATAACGGGTTTGAAAACGTTTACCATGTAGAAGGCGGGATTATTGAATATGCGCGCAAGGCGAAAGAGCAAGGGCTACCGCTGAAGTTTGTCGGCAAAAACTTTGTGTTCGATGAGAGAATGGGCGAACGGATCACTGATGATGTGATCGCCCATTGCCACCAATGTGGCATACCATGCGATACCCATACCAACTGTAAAAACCAGGGTTGCCACCTGTTGTTTATTCAGTGTCCAAGTTGCACCGCCAAGTTTGAAGGCTGTTGCAGTGAGATCTGCCGCGAAGAGCTGGAGCTACCGCGTGAAGAGCAACGCGAACGTCGCGCTAAGCGTGGGAGTGGCATAAAGATCTTTAATAAGGCGAAAGGTCTACTGCGTACCACGATGCACCTTCCAGCACAAGAAAAAGCCGGGTCGGCCAAATGA
- a CDS encoding alpha-keto acid decarboxylase family protein: MNKNYTVSNYLLDRLAQIGIRHFFGVPGDYNLQFLDHIIDHQHITWVGCTNELNAAYAADGYARCKPAAALLTTFGVGELSAVNGIAGSYAEYLPVIHVVGAPTLRAQQAGYLLHHSLGDGDFGHFARMAKEVTIAQTCLTPYNAEAEIDRLLTTALFERRPVYLVLPCDVADTPLVSRPVPMTLRQANLSEMSLQEFIVAACEKLQSACRVSVLADFLVDRFNADVVLDQWMNEVKMPHSTLLHGKSVVDETHASFTGTYLGAASFPQVKRWIEDADVVINVGVLFTDIITAVFSHHLPMEKCITIHPFEARVGQQVFSQIPMQDAVKALHQLSLSLAKQWRLPVISRPTLPNANGSRLNQRIFWRQIQDFLRPGDIVFADQGTACFGAATLTLPQGCKFIVQSLWASIGYTLAAAFGAQIAEPNRRVVLLIGDGAAQLTVQELGSMLRDGLKPVIFLLNNQGYTIERAIRGSEQRYNDIAQWNWTLLLQALANEHPVQTLQVTEPEQLQQALLEVADCRQLAFIEVVLPKMDIPELLSFISRAIQKSNTVL; encoded by the coding sequence ATGAATAAAAACTATACCGTTTCAAATTACCTCCTCGATCGTCTGGCTCAAATTGGTATTCGCCATTTCTTCGGTGTGCCGGGTGATTATAATTTACAGTTTCTCGATCACATTATCGATCACCAACACATCACTTGGGTTGGCTGTACCAACGAGCTTAATGCTGCCTATGCTGCCGATGGTTATGCGCGCTGCAAACCGGCGGCAGCGCTGCTAACCACCTTCGGCGTGGGTGAACTGAGTGCAGTGAACGGCATCGCCGGTAGCTATGCTGAATACCTGCCGGTGATCCACGTGGTTGGCGCGCCAACACTGCGCGCCCAGCAAGCCGGCTATTTACTGCATCATTCGCTGGGAGATGGTGATTTCGGTCATTTTGCCCGCATGGCGAAAGAGGTGACCATCGCCCAGACTTGCCTGACCCCCTACAACGCTGAGGCAGAAATCGATCGTCTGCTGACCACTGCACTATTTGAGCGCCGTCCTGTGTATCTGGTGCTTCCCTGCGATGTAGCAGACACGCCGTTGGTTTCACGGCCAGTACCAATGACGTTGCGTCAGGCCAACCTGTCTGAAATGTCACTGCAAGAATTTATCGTGGCAGCTTGTGAAAAACTACAGTCAGCATGCCGGGTCTCAGTACTGGCGGATTTTTTGGTAGATCGCTTCAATGCTGACGTGGTGCTGGATCAATGGATGAATGAAGTTAAGATGCCTCATTCCACCCTGCTGCATGGCAAAAGCGTGGTGGACGAAACTCACGCCAGCTTTACCGGCACTTACCTCGGTGCAGCCAGCTTTCCGCAAGTTAAACGATGGATAGAAGATGCAGATGTAGTGATCAACGTCGGGGTGTTGTTCACTGACATCATCACTGCTGTTTTCAGCCACCACCTGCCGATGGAGAAATGCATCACTATCCACCCATTCGAGGCGCGAGTTGGGCAACAGGTGTTCAGTCAGATCCCGATGCAAGATGCGGTTAAAGCGCTGCACCAGCTAAGCCTATCGCTGGCAAAACAGTGGCGGTTGCCGGTGATTAGTCGCCCAACACTACCGAATGCCAACGGCAGCAGACTCAATCAGCGCATCTTTTGGCGGCAAATTCAGGATTTTCTGCGGCCGGGTGATATTGTATTTGCCGATCAGGGGACCGCCTGCTTTGGCGCGGCTACGCTGACTTTGCCGCAAGGCTGTAAATTTATCGTCCAGTCATTGTGGGCCTCGATTGGCTATACCTTGGCCGCGGCGTTTGGCGCACAGATTGCCGAGCCGAACCGCCGCGTGGTGCTGTTGATTGGCGACGGTGCGGCGCAGCTTACCGTGCAGGAACTGGGATCGATGCTGCGAGATGGGCTGAAGCCAGTGATCTTCTTGTTGAACAACCAGGGGTATACCATTGAGCGTGCAATCCGCGGTTCTGAACAGCGTTACAACGATATTGCCCAGTGGAACTGGACACTATTATTACAGGCGCTGGCCAACGAACATCCGGTACAGACGCTGCAGGTCACTGAACCGGAGCAACTGCAGCAGGCACTGCTTGAAGTGGCAGATTGTCGCCAGTTAGCTTTTATTGAAGTGGTACTACCAAAGATGGATATCCCAGAATTGCTGAGTTTCATCTCGCGAGCTATCCAGAAGAGCAACACTGTTTTGTGA